A region from the Aquimarina sp. ERC-38 genome encodes:
- a CDS encoding 3-oxoacyl-ACP synthase III family protein: protein MLYTSRITGLGSYVPENVVTNDDLSKIMDTNDAWIQERTGIKERRHIKKGDGNSTSIMGVKAAKIAIERANLTKDDIDLIIFATLSPDMYFPGGGVRVQDMLEMGTVPALDVRNQCSGFIYSLSVADQFIKTGMYRHILIIGSENHSGGLDMTTRGRSVSVIFGDGAGAAVLSRNEEENGNGILSTHLHSEGAYAKELALEGPNTGQWVPELAETINPDQEQIPYFPYMNGQFVFKNAVVRFTEVIQEGLQKNHLQSTDIDMLIPHQANLRISQFVQKQFKLSDDQVFNNIHKYGNTTAASIPIALTEAWEAGKIKEGDTVVLAAFGSGFTWGSAIIKW from the coding sequence ATGTTATATACTTCAAGAATAACCGGATTAGGAAGTTACGTACCGGAAAACGTAGTTACTAATGATGATCTATCCAAAATAATGGATACTAACGATGCCTGGATTCAGGAAAGAACCGGTATTAAAGAACGCAGACATATTAAGAAAGGAGATGGCAACAGCACTTCTATTATGGGAGTTAAAGCAGCTAAAATTGCTATAGAAAGAGCAAACCTAACAAAGGATGATATTGATCTTATCATTTTTGCCACACTAAGTCCGGATATGTATTTTCCAGGTGGGGGCGTTCGGGTGCAGGATATGTTAGAAATGGGTACCGTACCTGCCCTGGATGTAAGAAATCAATGTAGTGGTTTTATCTATTCTCTATCTGTTGCTGATCAATTTATTAAAACAGGTATGTACAGACATATATTGATTATCGGTAGTGAAAACCATAGCGGAGGTCTGGATATGACTACTCGTGGTCGATCTGTTTCGGTAATCTTTGGAGATGGGGCAGGGGCAGCTGTATTATCCAGAAATGAAGAAGAGAATGGTAACGGAATTTTATCTACACATCTACATAGTGAAGGGGCTTATGCTAAAGAATTAGCTCTGGAGGGACCAAATACAGGACAATGGGTACCGGAACTGGCAGAAACAATCAATCCTGACCAGGAGCAGATACCTTACTTCCCGTATATGAACGGTCAATTCGTATTTAAAAATGCAGTAGTTCGTTTTACAGAAGTAATTCAGGAAGGGCTTCAAAAAAACCATTTACAGTCTACGGATATTGATATGTTGATACCACATCAGGCCAATCTACGTATTTCTCAATTTGTTCAAAAACAATTTAAACTGTCAGATGATCAGGTATTCAATAATATCCATAAATATGGCAATACTACGGCAGCTTCAATCCCTATAGCGTTGACAGAAGCCTGGGAGGCTGGAAAAATAAAAGAAGGGGATACGGTAGTACTTGCTGCCTTCGGGAGTGGGTTTACCTGGGGAAGTGCTATTATAAAATGGTAA
- a CDS encoding T9SS type A sorting domain-containing protein, protein MITTTKGSLKRTCFLFYGFILFISITVCAQNCPPDPAGNRSHYFYDDWVKANEVLNLTGKETIVDSNTLNNRIDQESNSGGGTLYIKSKAATNVIYLRDIYLRDNVSLKFDKSVIIKPLLPGSDPKITIFTMGKTINEKVRNVQITSNGGRFTVDFRDVAVNRRIAFIKLRSVKNFYVGNFNLSDNNTTFCNVELLFTQTEAEDRVNGENIPYRGIVENIRSTKNHSGYGIIQVRGGKRIFFNNLNSGGGITLRLESGIPGGIKSKRATIDEVVGRKIRVFNGSSALFLNPHRIDQGCIDVRNIIAVNSGFAANIVAGFVDRKGGEGSAENNAGVFSPDSHVSGLTASGNKKKAQLRKKLAELLPCNQAQDLINRFENNKLNPDEESALGFPIGKLRYTANCNGPGCYTVKGLRGVSPVSVKCNTLGKNRLPIDSSKEKVSIIYNTNDKIITISNANGIAKIYNLSGVAVISTKEATISTVNLTSGLYIIKVENNNAVTTKKIIL, encoded by the coding sequence ATGATAACTACAACAAAAGGTTCTTTAAAAAGAACTTGTTTCCTATTTTACGGATTTATACTCTTTATATCTATCACCGTATGTGCTCAAAACTGCCCACCAGATCCCGCTGGTAATCGAAGTCATTATTTTTATGATGATTGGGTAAAGGCAAATGAAGTACTCAATCTTACCGGAAAAGAAACTATCGTTGATTCTAATACTTTAAACAATAGAATCGATCAAGAAAGTAATAGCGGTGGCGGAACGCTGTATATTAAATCCAAAGCAGCAACTAATGTTATTTATTTGAGAGATATTTATTTGAGGGATAATGTGAGCTTAAAGTTTGATAAATCTGTTATTATAAAACCATTGTTACCAGGTAGTGATCCAAAAATTACCATTTTTACCATGGGAAAAACCATTAATGAAAAGGTTAGAAATGTGCAAATTACCTCTAATGGTGGTAGGTTTACAGTTGATTTTAGGGATGTTGCCGTAAATAGAAGAATTGCTTTTATAAAGTTAAGAAGTGTTAAAAACTTTTATGTAGGTAATTTTAATTTAAGCGATAATAATACTACTTTTTGTAACGTCGAATTATTATTTACTCAAACCGAAGCTGAGGATCGGGTAAATGGAGAGAACATACCTTACCGGGGAATTGTAGAAAATATAAGGTCTACTAAAAATCATTCAGGCTATGGTATTATACAGGTAAGAGGAGGAAAAAGAATTTTCTTCAATAATTTAAATAGCGGTGGCGGTATCACGCTTCGTCTGGAATCCGGTATTCCGGGAGGGATAAAATCAAAAAGAGCTACCATCGATGAAGTGGTGGGTAGAAAAATCAGGGTTTTTAACGGAAGTTCCGCACTGTTTTTAAATCCGCATAGGATTGATCAGGGTTGTATTGATGTTAGAAATATTATTGCTGTAAACTCAGGCTTTGCCGCAAACATAGTTGCCGGATTTGTAGATAGAAAAGGCGGAGAAGGTAGTGCGGAAAACAATGCTGGAGTATTTTCGCCGGATTCACACGTTAGTGGTCTGACAGCAAGTGGAAACAAAAAGAAGGCACAGTTGAGAAAAAAATTAGCTGAACTATTACCTTGTAATCAAGCTCAGGATTTGATCAATAGATTTGAAAACAATAAGCTTAACCCTGATGAAGAAAGTGCGCTTGGTTTCCCAATTGGTAAATTAAGATATACCGCAAACTGTAACGGGCCCGGATGCTATACGGTTAAAGGTTTGCGTGGTGTGTCTCCAGTTTCGGTAAAATGTAATACGCTTGGAAAAAATAGGCTACCAATAGATTCTTCAAAAGAAAAAGTATCTATTATTTATAACACTAATGATAAAATAATTACCATATCAAATGCTAATGGAATAGCAAAAATTTACAATTTATCAGGAGTCGCTGTAATATCAACTAAAGAAGCAACGATCTCGACAGTAAATTTAACTTCAGGATTGTATATAATTAAAGTCGAAAATAACAACGCAGTAACTACCAAAAAGATTATTCTATAA
- a CDS encoding CoA-binding protein, whose translation MSKKTVVLGASLKPERYSYKAVKALSNNNHEVIAIGLRKGEVNAVPIVTEEVIEKDIDTVSLYLNPARQEQYYDYILQLKPKRVIFNPGTENPELYKLLDKNQIEKEIACTLVLLRTNQY comes from the coding sequence ATGTCGAAGAAAACAGTAGTCCTGGGTGCTTCTTTAAAACCCGAACGATATTCTTATAAAGCTGTAAAAGCACTGTCTAATAATAATCACGAAGTCATTGCCATTGGTTTACGTAAAGGTGAAGTAAACGCAGTACCGATTGTTACTGAAGAGGTTATTGAAAAAGATATTGATACGGTAAGTCTTTACTTAAACCCGGCAAGGCAGGAACAGTATTACGACTATATTTTACAATTAAAACCTAAACGGGTAATCTTTAATCCCGGAACTGAAAATCCGGAGTTGTACAAACTATTAGATAAAAATCAAATAGAAAAAGAGATTGCTTGTACGCTAGTCTTACTTAGAACGAATCAGTATTAG
- a CDS encoding sodium:solute symporter has translation MQPIYVLLLIVGYFSILILISYLTGRNEGNDAFFKANRQSPWYVVAFGMIGASLSGVTFISVPGWVEASQFSYMQVVFGYILGYLVIGTVLLPLYYRLNLTSIYTYLETRFGDYSYKTGASFFLISRVIGASFRLFLVANVLQSILFDALSVPFWLTVIITILLIWLYTFKSGIKTIVWTDTLQTLFMLVAVGVAIYYVSVDLQISIQDLLPYIMESDLSQIFFFDDIKSASYFWKQFFSGAFIAIVMTGLDQDMMQKNLTCRSLKDAQKNMFWFTIVLTIVNFVFLSLGLLLTNYAEINGIDAQKDQLFSHIATQSGLGIGIALFFILGLIAAAYSSADSALTSLTTSFSLDILNIEKKYEKADQVKIRKQIHILFSIILILVIIVFKYVIKNESVIAKLFVFAGYTYGPLLGLYAFGLFTKWKIKDTWVPVVAIVSPILSYVISTFSKSKFDFDFGFFILILNGFLTFLGLILIRSK, from the coding sequence ATGCAACCTATTTACGTATTACTACTGATCGTCGGATACTTTAGTATATTAATTCTAATCTCTTATCTTACTGGTAGAAATGAAGGAAACGATGCTTTTTTTAAGGCTAACCGTCAATCTCCCTGGTATGTAGTGGCTTTTGGGATGATTGGGGCTTCTTTAAGCGGTGTCACTTTCATATCCGTACCCGGATGGGTAGAGGCTTCGCAGTTTAGTTATATGCAAGTGGTATTTGGATATATTTTAGGTTATTTAGTAATCGGAACTGTTTTATTACCCCTGTATTATCGATTGAACCTCACCTCTATTTACACTTACTTAGAAACCCGGTTTGGCGACTATTCTTATAAAACCGGAGCTTCTTTCTTTTTAATTTCCAGGGTGATTGGAGCAAGTTTTCGGTTGTTCCTGGTAGCAAATGTATTGCAGAGTATTCTTTTTGACGCACTTTCTGTTCCCTTTTGGTTAACCGTAATTATTACCATTTTACTGATTTGGTTATACACCTTTAAATCCGGAATAAAAACCATTGTCTGGACAGATACCTTACAAACTTTATTTATGCTGGTTGCCGTAGGCGTAGCGATCTATTATGTATCTGTGGATTTACAAATTTCTATTCAGGATTTACTACCATATATTATGGAAAGTGATTTATCTCAAATCTTCTTTTTTGATGATATAAAAAGTGCAAGCTACTTCTGGAAGCAGTTTTTTTCAGGAGCATTTATTGCAATCGTAATGACCGGACTGGATCAAGATATGATGCAAAAGAATTTAACCTGTCGTAGCTTAAAAGATGCACAAAAAAACATGTTTTGGTTTACTATTGTACTTACTATTGTAAATTTTGTTTTCTTAAGTTTAGGCTTACTTCTTACCAATTATGCTGAAATTAATGGAATTGATGCACAAAAGGATCAATTGTTTTCACATATAGCGACACAAAGCGGACTTGGAATTGGTATTGCTTTATTTTTTATTTTAGGGTTGATTGCTGCTGCTTATAGTAGTGCGGATAGCGCATTGACTTCTTTAACCACCTCCTTTAGCCTGGATATTTTAAATATTGAAAAAAAATATGAGAAGGCTGATCAGGTCAAAATCAGAAAGCAGATTCATATTTTATTCTCTATCATACTCATCCTGGTCATTATTGTTTTTAAATATGTGATTAAAAACGAGAGTGTGATTGCAAAACTATTTGTATTTGCCGGATACACCTATGGTCCGCTGCTTGGTTTATACGCTTTTGGGCTGTTTACTAAATGGAAGATTAAAGACACATGGGTACCAGTAGTTGCCATTGTATCCCCTATACTATCTTATGTAATTTCTACTTTCAGTAAATCCAAATTTGATTTTGACTTCGGGTTTTTTATTTTAATTCTAAATGGATTTCTAACCTTTTTAGGACTAATACTGATTCGTTCTAAGTAA
- a CDS encoding ABC-F family ATP-binding cassette domain-containing protein, with the protein MNYVSVENVAKSFGERILFSNISFGINQGQKIGFVAKNGTGKTSLLQIIAGDDQPDEGQVIFRKDVKLAFLPQEPNLDPTLTVEQTVFASDNEILRAINQYEKALENPEDAENYQLAFEKMDALNAWDFETQYKQILFKLKLEQLDQKVQQLSGGQKKRLALANILLSKPELLFLDEPTNHLDLEMIEWLEEYFAKENFTLFMVTHDRYFLENVCNEIIELDHGKLYSYKGNYAYYLQNKEARIANQEIETDKAKQLYKKELDWMRRQPKARTTKSKSRIEDFHQIKERAHQRRNDHTVQLELNMERLGSKILELHKVSKSFTDLTLLDQFDYVFKKGERIGIIGKNGTGKSTFLHLITGGIQPDSGKVIVGDTVKFGYYTQKGITIKEGQKVIEVIKEFGEYIPLKKGRQISAQQLLERFLFDRKKQYDFVEKLSGGERKRLYLCTVLIQNPNFLILDEPTNDLDIVTLNVLENFLLDFPGCLLVVSHDRYFMDKIVDHLFVFKGNGKIEDFPGNYTDYRVYQNSRTPDVAPKEVTTTPVEKEAKKTWKKDANEGMSFNEQKEFSKIERELKKLETEKTTLENAFLEEGLTPNQIAEKSKELQKITNIIEEKEMRWMELADKA; encoded by the coding sequence ATGAATTATGTTTCGGTTGAAAATGTAGCCAAATCTTTTGGTGAACGAATTCTATTTTCAAATATTTCTTTTGGTATCAATCAAGGCCAGAAAATAGGTTTTGTTGCAAAAAACGGTACCGGAAAAACTTCATTATTACAAATTATTGCGGGAGATGACCAACCGGACGAAGGTCAGGTTATTTTTCGTAAAGATGTAAAGCTTGCTTTTCTGCCCCAGGAGCCGAATCTAGATCCGACGTTAACTGTTGAACAAACGGTATTTGCTTCGGATAACGAAATTTTACGGGCAATCAACCAGTATGAAAAAGCGCTGGAAAATCCGGAAGATGCTGAAAATTACCAATTAGCTTTTGAAAAAATGGATGCTTTAAATGCATGGGATTTTGAAACGCAATACAAGCAAATTTTATTCAAGTTAAAATTAGAGCAGCTGGATCAAAAGGTACAACAACTATCCGGCGGACAGAAAAAAAGACTGGCACTGGCAAATATTCTGTTAAGTAAGCCTGAACTTCTATTTCTGGATGAGCCTACCAATCACCTGGATTTAGAAATGATCGAATGGCTGGAAGAATACTTTGCAAAGGAGAATTTTACCTTATTTATGGTGACTCATGACCGTTACTTTCTGGAAAATGTGTGTAATGAAATTATTGAATTAGACCACGGAAAATTATATAGTTATAAAGGAAACTACGCGTATTACTTACAAAATAAAGAAGCCCGGATTGCTAATCAGGAAATTGAAACAGATAAGGCAAAACAACTTTATAAAAAAGAACTGGACTGGATGCGTAGGCAACCTAAAGCCAGAACGACTAAATCTAAATCCCGTATTGAAGATTTTCATCAAATAAAAGAGCGTGCTCATCAGAGACGTAATGACCATACGGTACAGCTCGAGCTTAATATGGAACGATTAGGGAGTAAGATTCTTGAGTTGCATAAAGTCTCAAAATCTTTTACTGATCTTACTTTACTAGACCAGTTTGATTATGTATTTAAAAAGGGCGAACGTATTGGCATTATTGGTAAAAATGGTACGGGTAAATCAACATTTCTTCATTTAATTACCGGCGGTATCCAGCCAGATTCAGGCAAGGTTATCGTAGGAGATACCGTTAAGTTTGGGTATTATACACAAAAGGGAATTACAATTAAAGAAGGACAAAAAGTCATAGAAGTTATTAAGGAATTTGGGGAATATATTCCATTAAAAAAGGGAAGGCAGATATCCGCACAACAGTTGTTAGAGCGTTTTCTTTTTGACCGTAAAAAACAATACGATTTTGTTGAAAAATTAAGTGGTGGAGAACGTAAACGCTTGTACTTATGTACGGTTCTTATTCAAAATCCTAATTTTTTAATTCTGGATGAACCTACTAATGACCTGGACATTGTTACGTTAAACGTGTTGGAAAATTTCCTTTTAGATTTTCCAGGTTGTTTATTGGTAGTTTCTCACGACCGTTATTTTATGGATAAAATTGTGGATCACCTTTTTGTTTTTAAAGGAAATGGTAAGATTGAAGATTTTCCAGGGAATTATACGGATTACCGGGTGTATCAAAATAGTAGAACGCCCGATGTTGCTCCTAAAGAAGTAACTACTACGCCCGTTGAAAAAGAAGCTAAAAAAACCTGGAAAAAAGATGCTAATGAGGGAATGTCTTTTAATGAACAAAAAGAGTTTTCAAAAATAGAAAGGGAGCTAAAAAAATTAGAAACTGAAAAAACTACTTTAGAAAACGCATTTTTAGAAGAAGGCCTTACCCCTAATCAAATTGCGGAGAAATCAAAGGAGCTACAAAAAATAACAAATATTATTGAAGAAAAAGAAATGAGATGGATGGAACTTGCAGACAAAGCCTAG
- the lnt gene encoding apolipoprotein N-acyltransferase: MRFILLSLLSGVILALSWPTYGFPLLLFFGFIPLLYVEKQIRDTKKHALLAFGYAFIAFFVWNVSTTWWIYNSTAFGMWFAEIANTILMSSVFWLYHVVARRVSFQMSAIFLCCLWLSFEYLHLHWEFSWPWLNLGNGFANFTSLVQWYEYTGVSGGSLWILILNFRIFKSLLLYLQHRDISIVKRSALTNGSFIIVPMLLSLFLFYSYEEKGDQVQVAILQPNIDPYLEKYATNDKVVGKLLIEMTDTLAKDNIQFYIAPETVFADNNRLRKFEFSKAKRTANKIIKGSKESYFLSGISMIDVFSDQKKIRKQTNEFKEGVYFDDYNSAFFIRPDYSYELYHKSKLVVGVENFPYQKFLKPILGDAMIDLGGTVAKKTTQDDREVFFTRDSIGAAPIICYESVYGEYVTGYVRNGADFLSIITNDAWWGNTQGHQQHLAYAKLRAIETRRSIARSANTGISAIINQKGEIVASLPYKDKGVLTGSLFTNDTITFYVKAGDYLARVAIFMMVFIFLYAVTRRRGAVGL; the protein is encoded by the coding sequence ATGAGATTCATACTGCTTTCTCTTTTATCAGGAGTTATTTTAGCGTTAAGCTGGCCTACCTATGGGTTTCCGTTACTATTATTCTTCGGGTTTATCCCTTTATTATATGTTGAAAAGCAAATTAGAGATACTAAAAAACATGCTTTACTAGCTTTCGGATATGCGTTTATTGCTTTTTTTGTTTGGAATGTAAGTACTACCTGGTGGATTTATAATTCAACAGCTTTTGGGATGTGGTTTGCTGAAATTGCAAATACTATATTGATGAGTAGTGTATTCTGGTTATATCACGTGGTAGCCAGAAGGGTTAGTTTTCAAATGAGCGCTATTTTTTTATGCTGTCTATGGCTTAGTTTTGAATATTTACATTTACACTGGGAGTTTTCCTGGCCCTGGCTTAATCTGGGTAATGGCTTTGCCAATTTTACTTCACTGGTTCAGTGGTATGAATATACGGGGGTTTCCGGAGGTTCATTATGGATACTTATTTTAAATTTCAGAATTTTTAAATCGCTACTTTTATATTTACAGCATCGAGATATATCGATTGTTAAAAGATCGGCTTTAACCAATGGTTCTTTTATTATTGTACCTATGCTCCTATCCCTTTTCCTATTTTATTCTTATGAGGAAAAAGGGGATCAGGTACAAGTTGCTATTTTACAGCCTAATATTGATCCTTACCTTGAAAAATACGCTACAAATGACAAAGTAGTAGGTAAATTACTAATTGAAATGACCGATACACTGGCTAAAGATAATATTCAGTTCTATATTGCGCCAGAAACTGTCTTTGCAGATAATAACCGGTTGCGTAAGTTTGAATTTTCAAAAGCTAAACGAACGGCAAATAAGATTATTAAAGGGTCAAAGGAATCTTATTTTCTTTCTGGAATTTCGATGATTGATGTTTTTTCTGACCAAAAAAAAATCAGGAAGCAAACCAATGAATTTAAGGAAGGTGTATATTTTGACGATTACAATTCGGCTTTTTTTATACGACCTGACTATTCCTATGAATTGTACCATAAAAGTAAACTGGTGGTAGGTGTTGAAAATTTTCCATATCAAAAATTTTTAAAACCTATCCTTGGCGATGCTATGATTGACCTGGGGGGAACAGTTGCTAAGAAAACCACCCAGGATGACAGAGAAGTATTTTTTACTAGAGATAGTATCGGTGCTGCCCCGATTATTTGCTACGAAAGTGTTTATGGCGAATATGTGACGGGTTATGTTCGTAATGGTGCTGACTTTTTATCTATTATTACCAATGATGCCTGGTGGGGTAATACGCAAGGACACCAGCAACACCTGGCTTATGCTAAATTACGGGCTATTGAAACCCGACGTTCTATTGCCAGAAGCGCCAATACCGGAATTTCTGCAATTATTAATCAAAAAGGTGAAATTGTAGCTTCTCTGCCTTATAAAGATAAAGGAGTTCTAACCGGTTCTTTATTTACTAATGATACCATTACGTTTTATGTAAAGGCAGGGGATTATCTGGCCAGAGTTGCCATCTTTATGATGGTTTTTATTTTCTTATATGCAGTAACCCGAAGGAGAGGAGCAGTTGGTCTGTAA
- a CDS encoding T9SS type A sorting domain-containing protein translates to MTQLNNSMKVLLCFLIAVTVQYVHAKQVPYKGANADHRAEILNAIKSLSPKDNEIEFLPGKVYGLKGTLNIPAGKRIVFKTSNNSNKKAILKVTSNRIGNLITLNRVVRFNNIIIDGGGNTSSNSYGILVNVNNTKNVQFINCDMRNFNGIGIASRSPSIPNYTDGLVVKGCNFSNISGNSVILLIDRRTNKRDGKGNLIGGKKNALASFSSPVVIENSRFTGKHSVAIRSDCGNDFYKIPGEQGVRRYRQSTDLNATIRNNFFGATVRWNIGMVQVSGATFADNTFEGGGTTGKGSGACFHIEQFCTNITIKNNTFNIKRLFGIAFAAKEGYKRYTETPIRLFDNKGGRAHSFAEASPRCTQNRPFMSSRKTCKRDVHSYGPRNFNIYGNRFNAVGNNVKTALQIRDAEDFYVGNAGKGKAKNTYSGKFSSGRIVINRGDLGNKNVIINDNLKACQINIKGDIWFKKNKSNVKLNGANLTGCGGTNRSAIAEDGITDSLSELAFYPNPATDITTIQTIGNSEYIVEFFTLAGKSVLKEIVSAGSGTHDLNLTSLSSGHYIVKFNNAQETVIKKLVVN, encoded by the coding sequence ATGACACAATTAAACAACTCAATGAAAGTATTGCTCTGCTTCTTAATCGCAGTCACAGTTCAATACGTTCATGCAAAACAAGTTCCTTATAAAGGAGCTAATGCAGACCACAGAGCGGAAATCCTGAACGCTATTAAATCACTTTCTCCAAAGGATAATGAAATCGAATTTTTACCAGGCAAGGTTTATGGATTGAAGGGAACATTAAATATTCCTGCCGGTAAACGAATCGTTTTTAAGACTAGCAACAACTCAAATAAAAAAGCCATTCTAAAAGTGACTTCCAATAGGATTGGTAATTTGATCACACTAAATAGGGTTGTTCGTTTTAATAACATTATTATTGACGGAGGTGGTAACACATCTTCTAATAGTTACGGAATACTGGTTAATGTGAATAACACTAAGAACGTTCAATTCATTAACTGTGACATGCGGAATTTTAACGGAATTGGAATTGCTTCAAGATCACCATCTATACCAAACTATACGGATGGTTTGGTTGTAAAAGGCTGTAACTTTAGTAACATTAGTGGAAACTCTGTAATTTTATTAATTGACAGGAGAACTAACAAACGTGATGGAAAAGGAAACCTTATAGGTGGTAAGAAAAATGCACTTGCTTCCTTTTCTAGTCCGGTTGTTATTGAAAATAGCCGTTTTACAGGAAAGCATAGTGTTGCTATCCGATCCGATTGTGGAAATGATTTTTATAAGATACCAGGAGAACAAGGCGTACGTCGATATAGACAATCTACTGATTTAAATGCTACTATACGAAATAACTTTTTTGGTGCTACCGTACGATGGAATATTGGGATGGTTCAGGTATCAGGAGCAACCTTTGCAGATAATACTTTTGAAGGGGGCGGTACTACCGGAAAAGGAAGTGGAGCTTGTTTTCATATTGAACAGTTTTGTACAAATATTACTATTAAAAACAACACTTTTAACATCAAAAGACTTTTTGGAATTGCCTTTGCCGCAAAAGAGGGATATAAGAGATATACAGAAACACCAATAAGGCTATTTGATAATAAGGGTGGTAGAGCACATTCGTTTGCAGAAGCCAGTCCCAGATGTACTCAGAACAGGCCCTTTATGTCAAGTAGAAAAACCTGTAAGCGTGATGTACATTCCTATGGTCCTAGAAATTTCAATATCTATGGGAACAGATTTAATGCTGTAGGAAATAATGTGAAAACAGCACTTCAAATAAGAGATGCTGAAGATTTCTATGTAGGTAATGCAGGAAAAGGAAAGGCTAAAAATACCTATTCTGGTAAATTTAGTTCTGGTAGAATTGTAATTAACCGTGGAGATTTAGGAAATAAGAATGTTATTATTAACGATAATTTAAAGGCGTGTCAAATTAATATTAAAGGTGATATCTGGTTTAAGAAAAATAAATCCAACGTCAAATTAAACGGAGCTAACCTGACCGGATGTGGTGGTACTAACAGAAGTGCCATAGCTGAAGATGGAATTACCGACAGTTTATCCGAACTTGCTTTTTATCCAAATCCGGCTACGGACATTACTACTATTCAAACTATTGGAAACAGTGAGTATATCGTTGAGTTTTTTACACTTGCCGGAAAAAGCGTTTTAAAAGAAATTGTTAGTGCAGGTTCTGGTACGCATGATTTAAATTTAACCAGCTTAAGCTCCGGACATTATATTGTTAAGTTTAACAATGCACAGGAAACAGTTATTAAGAAGTTAGTTGTAAACTAG
- a CDS encoding PorV/PorQ family protein: MNKVAIIFILTCFYSLTAQTTRKYSNEFLNIGVDAAALGMANAVVATSEDVNSGYWNPAGLTLLEDNQISFMHAAYFANIANYDYLGYAMPIDERSALGISIIRFGVDDILDTTSLVDADGNIDYTRINLFSAADYAFTFSYARTTRWDGLSYGANAKVIRRVIGDFASAWGFGFDLGIQYAVNSWRFGLMVRDVTTTYNTWSIEDFAIGDLNGNGTPDEEEIEQLRDQELPETTEITLPKLQLGAAKYFEISNKFELLAELNMNVRFAETNDIISTSSFSAVPAFGFQLDYNKLIFLRGGVGNFQNIQQFDGTNEIGFQPNFGVGFHYKGISIDYALTDIGDQSAAIYSNIFSLKVDWSIFSKKNF, encoded by the coding sequence TTGAATAAAGTTGCGATTATATTTATTCTTACCTGTTTCTATTCTTTGACCGCACAGACTACTCGTAAATATTCTAACGAATTTTTAAATATTGGTGTAGATGCGGCAGCGTTAGGAATGGCTAATGCTGTGGTTGCCACTTCTGAGGATGTCAACTCCGGGTACTGGAATCCGGCCGGTTTAACGTTGCTTGAGGATAATCAAATTTCTTTTATGCACGCGGCATACTTTGCTAATATTGCCAATTATGATTACCTGGGTTACGCCATGCCTATAGATGAACGTAGTGCTTTGGGGATTTCTATCATTCGGTTTGGAGTTGATGATATTTTAGATACAACCAGCCTGGTAGATGCGGATGGAAATATAGACTACACTCGGATTAATTTATTTTCGGCGGCAGATTATGCTTTTACTTTTTCTTATGCCCGAACTACTCGTTGGGACGGATTATCTTATGGAGCTAATGCAAAAGTAATTCGACGGGTAATTGGTGATTTTGCTTCAGCTTGGGGATTTGGTTTTGACCTTGGTATCCAATATGCTGTAAACTCCTGGCGTTTTGGATTAATGGTCAGGGATGTTACTACAACTTATAATACCTGGAGTATAGAAGATTTTGCAATAGGAGATTTAAATGGTAACGGCACTCCGGATGAAGAAGAAATCGAACAATTAAGAGATCAGGAATTACCGGAGACTACAGAGATTACGCTACCAAAATTACAACTTGGGGCAGCAAAATATTTTGAGATCAGCAATAAATTTGAATTATTAGCTGAACTTAATATGAACGTACGATTTGCTGAAACTAATGATATCATATCCACTTCAAGTTTTAGTGCGGTTCCTGCTTTCGGTTTTCAACTGGATTACAATAAATTGATTTTTTTAAGGGGCGGTGTAGGTAATTTTCAAAACATTCAACAATTCGACGGTACGAATGAGATTGGCTTTCAACCGAATTTTGGAGTTGGTTTTCATTATAAAGGAATTTCTATCGATTATGCTCTTACAGACATAGGAGATCAAAGTGCTGCTATCTATTCAAACATTTTTTCTTTAAAAGTGGATTGGAGTATTTTTTCAAAGAAGAATTTTTAA